In the Lysinibacillus sp. PLM2 genome, one interval contains:
- a CDS encoding C4-dicarboxylate ABC transporter permease has translation MSTLTIGFIGIAIVVALLMLRVPVAIAMGAVGFIGYWLISGIEPTLKLMGMVPFSTVANYTFTVIPLFILMGYFVYYGQLATDMFSSINKWFDRVHGGICYATIIGGAAFGAANGSGPASTATLAKITIPEMERLGVNRRLAYGIVASAGPLAQMIPPSMLMIIYAILAEQSVGKLLIAGIVPGVIIAFGYIVTVFILLKRNPRWAVKSERYTLKEKVNSLKGIWGIALLIGAIMVGLYLGYFTPTEAGAIGALLALIITIFSKKLTFDGFKRSVLESIKTTATVFLIVVSSFLFGYFLGISQIPNAVSTFLTGLDVPPMIIMFGICLLYIFLGMFIDMLSAMFLTIPIILPAVIDLGFDPVWFGVIVVFLAEISLVTPPFGLSIFMIQGAVKGSKYSEILKGSIPFIIADFVILLIFLFFPDIILFLPSLM, from the coding sequence TTGAGCACGTTAACAATTGGTTTTATTGGAATTGCCATAGTCGTTGCGTTACTAATGTTACGAGTGCCTGTTGCAATCGCAATGGGGGCAGTGGGATTTATTGGTTACTGGTTAATTAGTGGTATTGAGCCTACTTTAAAGTTAATGGGTATGGTCCCGTTTTCAACCGTTGCAAACTATACTTTTACAGTTATTCCGCTATTTATATTGATGGGCTATTTTGTATACTATGGGCAGTTGGCAACAGACATGTTTTCTTCGATAAATAAATGGTTTGACAGAGTGCATGGAGGTATATGTTACGCAACGATTATAGGTGGGGCTGCTTTTGGGGCGGCGAATGGATCAGGCCCTGCCTCTACCGCAACATTGGCTAAAATTACTATACCTGAGATGGAACGGCTAGGTGTAAATAGAAGGCTAGCCTATGGTATCGTAGCTTCGGCTGGACCGTTAGCTCAAATGATTCCACCTAGCATGCTAATGATTATTTATGCCATATTAGCGGAGCAGTCTGTAGGTAAGCTATTAATCGCTGGAATTGTTCCTGGAGTTATTATAGCGTTCGGATATATTGTCACGGTTTTCATCCTATTAAAAAGAAACCCTAGATGGGCTGTGAAAAGTGAGAGGTATACATTAAAGGAAAAGGTAAATTCCTTAAAAGGAATTTGGGGTATTGCGCTTCTTATTGGAGCTATAATGGTTGGTTTGTATTTAGGCTATTTTACACCAACTGAAGCAGGAGCAATTGGTGCTCTATTAGCTTTAATCATTACAATATTCTCTAAAAAGCTAACTTTTGATGGATTTAAAAGGTCAGTTTTAGAGTCAATAAAAACTACTGCAACTGTCTTTTTAATTGTTGTATCTTCATTCTTATTTGGATATTTTTTAGGAATTTCACAAATACCAAATGCGGTATCTACATTTTTAACTGGCCTTGATGTACCACCAATGATAATTATGTTCGGGATTTGTCTTTTGTATATTTTCCTAGGAATGTTTATTGATATGTTATCTGCTATGTTCCTAACAATTCCCATTATTTTACCGGCTGTAATCGATTTAGGATTTGATCCGGTTTGGTTTGGTGTCATCGTTGTATTTTTAGCTGAAATTTCACTTGTAACACCACCTTTTGGATTAAGTATTTTTATGATACAAGGTGCTGTAAAAGGAAGTAAATACTCTGAAATATTAAAAGGTTCAATTCCATTTATCATAGCTGATTTTGTGATACTACTAATTTTCCTATTTTTCCCAGATATAATACTTTTCTTGCCTAGTTTGATGTAG
- a CDS encoding ABC transporter substrate-binding protein — protein sequence MKKWFMALLTALSIIVLAACGNSQTSTNNSSETNEGTTSEASTNGSEQTFVLKSTIQSPKTASLSKGFDAFLDSVEEKSNGRIIFERYYGDALVKPADVADAVSAGITDVAAVVPSYTPAANPLGTIESLPALWKDQWTGTRALMDLYEEFPELRSEFEDRNISILGGWALPSYHIISKTDVGSFDDLNNLKVIASGSQALLAEAFGAVSVGVTMPESFEAMERGAVDGGLLGYTSSSTYGIHEIAGSVWELPIGSQGGLFGMNTDKYNQLPDDLKQVFKEAAIENAVDFHRIYQTEGEAEAKQKYLDAGVKINEVSDEDLAELQRIAEENVWEKWVEERSDKPAQEILDRFRELIEQYDQEFQANGGQS from the coding sequence TTGAAAAAATGGTTTATGGCTTTATTGACAGCTTTGTCTATTATTGTTTTGGCTGCTTGTGGGAATAGTCAAACATCAACTAATAATTCTTCTGAAACGAATGAAGGAACGACAAGTGAAGCGAGTACAAATGGTTCAGAACAGACATTTGTACTTAAATCAACGATTCAATCACCTAAAACAGCCTCATTATCAAAAGGCTTTGATGCATTTTTAGACTCTGTAGAGGAAAAGTCGAATGGACGCATTATATTTGAACGATATTATGGAGATGCGTTAGTAAAACCAGCAGATGTAGCTGATGCTGTTAGTGCCGGAATTACGGATGTGGCAGCAGTTGTTCCTAGTTATACACCTGCTGCAAACCCACTAGGTACAATCGAATCATTACCTGCCCTATGGAAAGATCAATGGACTGGAACACGTGCGTTAATGGATTTATACGAAGAGTTCCCAGAATTACGATCGGAATTTGAAGATAGAAATATTTCCATTCTGGGCGGTTGGGCACTGCCATCTTATCACATCATTTCAAAAACAGATGTAGGTAGTTTTGACGATTTAAACAATTTAAAAGTAATTGCTTCTGGCTCACAGGCACTATTAGCAGAAGCATTTGGCGCTGTATCAGTCGGTGTCACAATGCCTGAAAGCTTTGAGGCAATGGAGCGTGGTGCGGTTGATGGAGGATTATTAGGTTATACTTCTTCATCAACATATGGAATCCATGAAATCGCAGGTAGTGTTTGGGAATTACCGATTGGAAGTCAGGGTGGTCTTTTTGGAATGAACACAGATAAATATAACCAACTTCCTGATGACTTAAAGCAAGTGTTTAAAGAAGCAGCCATTGAAAATGCAGTGGATTTCCATCGTATTTATCAGACGGAAGGGGAAGCAGAAGCGAAACAAAAATATTTAGATGCTGGTGTGAAAATTAATGAGGTTTCTGATGAAGATTTAGCGGAATTACAAAGAATTGCAGAAGAAAATGTGTGGGAAAAATGGGTAGAAGAACGTTCTGATAAACCAGCTCAAGAAATACTAGATCGATTTAGAGAACTGATTGAACAATATGATCAAGAATTCCAAGCTAATGGAGGTCAAAGTTGA
- a CDS encoding 2-hydroxyhepta-2,4-diene-1,7-dioate isomerase, producing the protein MKLCSFSVKNSYPFFERLGALVDDQIVDLAASYRSYLRQYTDVDQNRVFDIANILLPSDMTKFLEGGTYSMEAAKKAVEFSKEALPTNDYEKIIYSKDEIKIHAPIKNPPTIRDFLSFEEHFRNSLNASISVDDSKNGTVSLGGTVPKVWYERPIYYKTVASTIIGTEEECVWPAYSKVRDYELEFACVIGKRAENVTASEASNYIAGFLIYNDFTARDTQLSEMEGRLGPAKGKDFCTAMGPYLVTVDEIENVYNLSMTARVNGEVWSQGSTSTMYRTFEDIIEYVSQSEPLVPGDILGSGTVGRGCGLELGKFLNDGDIIELEVEGLGVLRNQIRVNERG; encoded by the coding sequence TTGAAATTATGTTCGTTTTCAGTGAAGAATAGTTATCCATTTTTTGAAAGACTAGGGGCATTAGTAGATGATCAAATTGTAGACTTAGCAGCAAGTTATAGAAGCTATTTACGACAATACACAGATGTAGATCAAAATAGAGTGTTTGATATCGCTAATATCTTACTACCAAGTGACATGACAAAATTTTTAGAAGGCGGCACATATTCAATGGAAGCTGCAAAAAAAGCTGTTGAGTTTTCAAAAGAAGCTTTACCAACTAACGATTATGAAAAGATTATTTACAGTAAAGACGAAATAAAAATACATGCCCCAATTAAAAATCCTCCTACAATACGTGATTTTTTATCCTTTGAAGAACATTTTCGTAATTCATTAAATGCATCGATTTCAGTGGATGATTCAAAAAACGGGACGGTATCATTAGGTGGGACTGTTCCGAAGGTTTGGTATGAAAGACCAATCTATTATAAAACGGTAGCATCAACAATAATTGGTACAGAAGAAGAATGTGTATGGCCAGCATATTCAAAGGTTAGGGATTACGAATTAGAGTTTGCTTGTGTCATTGGAAAAAGAGCTGAAAATGTAACAGCTAGTGAGGCATCGAATTATATTGCAGGATTTTTAATTTATAACGATTTTACTGCGCGAGATACTCAGCTAAGTGAAATGGAAGGTCGTTTAGGTCCTGCGAAGGGAAAAGATTTCTGTACTGCAATGGGACCATACTTAGTAACAGTTGATGAAATTGAAAACGTTTACAATCTTTCAATGACTGCCCGGGTAAATGGAGAAGTTTGGAGTCAAGGAAGTACATCTACAATGTATCGTACTTTTGAAGACATTATCGAATATGTTTCACAATCAGAGCCATTAGTTCCCGGAGATATTTTAGGCTCAGGAACAGTAGGTAGAGGGTGTGGATTAGAGTTAGGGAAGTTTTTAAATGATGGAGACATTATTGAATTAGAGGTTGAAGGTCTTGGGGTTTTAAGAAATCAAATCCGTGTAAATGAAAGGGGATAG
- a CDS encoding transcriptional regulator: MIANLSGVPGAKVYSCLKKMVEKEFISIVYGEGKSNTRVMYTPVPYRKIIDRYSTDFLENLTLLKTELKNVQNHPINNLVVKELYQITDYEIAIDTIKKFIQKSKTSIYLCGWNEIVSILYEDLKDAYERNVKIVSLMFDEPSSLFEWKNTIHFELDIVRERHKREFNIVVDEEKVGNCQFDQTNTYAVFTSNLAVVHTTLNYIRHDIYINRLIDDLNEETTKKYGKDLKKLLDI, from the coding sequence ATGATTGCTAATTTATCGGGGGTACCTGGTGCGAAGGTTTATAGCTGCTTAAAGAAAATGGTTGAAAAGGAGTTTATATCGATTGTTTATGGAGAAGGGAAGAGTAATACAAGAGTCATGTACACACCTGTCCCTTACCGGAAAATAATTGATAGATATTCTACGGACTTTTTAGAGAATTTAACGTTACTAAAAACAGAATTAAAAAATGTTCAAAATCATCCAATCAATAATTTAGTCGTGAAGGAACTTTATCAAATTACGGATTATGAAATCGCAATCGATACAATAAAAAAATTTATTCAAAAGAGTAAAACCTCCATTTATTTATGTGGTTGGAATGAAATTGTTTCAATCTTATACGAAGACTTAAAAGATGCATATGAACGAAATGTAAAGATCGTATCGTTAATGTTTGATGAGCCATCAAGTTTGTTTGAGTGGAAAAATACGATTCATTTTGAACTGGACATTGTGCGGGAAAGACATAAAAGAGAATTTAATATCGTAGTTGATGAGGAGAAAGTAGGGAATTGCCAATTTGACCAAACAAACACTTATGCAGTGTTTACAAGTAATCTAGCTGTCGTCCATACTACATTAAATTACATAAGACACGACATTTATATAAATAGACTAATAGATGACTTAAATGAAGAAACAACTAAAAAGTATGGAAAAGATTTGAAGAAATTATTAGATATATGA
- the yttB gene encoding putative MFS-type transporter YttB, with amino-acid sequence MPKSIWLLVIGMLVNNIGSSLIWPINTIYMHDHLGQSLTIAGFILLINSGAGVLGSLIGGYLFDRIGGYKSIILGIGITTLALTGLTFWHGWPHYVIFLTIMGFGSGIVFPSMFAMVGVLWPEGGRRGFNTMYIAQNVGVAIGPALAGPIAQFSFTYIFMSNLALYIIFFMIAFFGYRNLEVHTSSRKKEEKDNLVTDHENEKRKDKATLYSLLIVSSVFLLATIAYSQWASTMSSHMQGLGISLQEYGLLWTINGLLIITIQPLVSPILNRYEHKIKMQLVVGVIVMMLSFVVIQFAESFTIFAVAMVIITLGEILVWPAIPAIASRLSPKGLEGMYQGIVTSAGSIGRMIGPFFGGIMVDQFNMEILLWVLCLIFILAIIPCLLYDRPLK; translated from the coding sequence ATGCCTAAAAGTATTTGGCTTTTAGTTATTGGTATGCTCGTAAATAATATTGGTAGCTCACTAATTTGGCCTATTAATACAATTTACATGCATGATCATTTAGGGCAGTCTTTAACAATTGCTGGTTTTATTTTATTGATTAATTCAGGTGCAGGGGTATTAGGAAGTTTAATAGGGGGATATTTATTTGATCGAATCGGTGGTTATAAATCCATAATATTAGGGATTGGAATTACTACTTTAGCTTTAACAGGTTTAACTTTCTGGCATGGTTGGCCACATTATGTCATCTTTTTAACGATTATGGGATTTGGTAGTGGAATTGTCTTTCCATCCATGTTTGCGATGGTTGGGGTGCTTTGGCCAGAAGGGGGCAGAAGAGGCTTTAATACAATGTATATTGCTCAAAATGTTGGTGTTGCAATTGGTCCGGCATTAGCAGGCCCGATAGCACAGTTTAGTTTTACCTATATCTTTATGTCCAATTTAGCATTGTACATCATCTTTTTTATGATTGCATTTTTCGGATATCGAAATTTAGAGGTTCATACTTCATCAAGAAAAAAAGAAGAGAAAGATAATTTAGTAACAGATCATGAAAATGAAAAAAGAAAAGATAAAGCAACATTATATTCATTGCTCATTGTATCCTCTGTCTTTTTATTAGCAACAATTGCCTATTCACAATGGGCATCAACAATGTCTTCTCATATGCAAGGATTGGGAATTAGTTTACAAGAATATGGTTTATTATGGACGATTAATGGCCTATTAATTATAACGATTCAACCATTGGTTAGCCCTATCTTAAATCGTTATGAACATAAAATTAAAATGCAATTAGTTGTTGGTGTTATTGTAATGATGCTTTCATTTGTTGTCATTCAATTTGCAGAAAGTTTCACGATATTTGCAGTAGCTATGGTCATTATCACATTAGGTGAAATATTAGTTTGGCCAGCGATTCCAGCGATTGCAAGTCGACTGTCACCAAAAGGTCTAGAGGGAATGTATCAGGGGATTGTTACAAGCGCAGGTTCTATTGGTCGTATGATTGGTCCGTTTTTTGGGGGGATTATGGTCGATCAATTTAATATGGAAATATTACTATGGGTACTTTGTTTAATCTTTATTTTAGCTATTATTCCATGTTTACTTTACGATCGCCCTTTAAAATAG
- a CDS encoding TIGR01212 family radical SAM protein, whose amino-acid sequence MSEQNFPFPSDGKRYYTWNRYLRDTFGHKVYKVALDAGFDCPNRDGTVAFGGCTFCSAAGSGDFAGDRVDPIPVQFEKIKSKMQEKWKDGKTMAYFQAYTNTHAPLPVLKEKFEAALACEGVMGLSIATRPDCLPDDVVEYLAELNERTYLWVELGLQTVHEKTANLINRAHDYATYVEGVEKLRKHGIRVCTHIINGLPLEDYDMMMETAREVAKLDVQGIKIHLLHLLKGTPLVKQYEKGMLEFLEKDQYIQLVADQLEIIPPEMIVHRITGDGPIDLMIGPMWSVNKWEVLNGIDAELERRGSWQGKHYQVEVKK is encoded by the coding sequence ATGTCAGAACAAAATTTTCCCTTTCCATCTGATGGAAAGCGTTATTATACATGGAATCGATATTTACGAGATACATTTGGACATAAAGTATATAAGGTAGCGCTTGATGCTGGATTTGATTGTCCAAATAGAGATGGTACTGTTGCATTTGGGGGCTGTACTTTCTGTAGTGCTGCAGGTAGTGGAGATTTCGCTGGCGATCGTGTTGATCCAATCCCCGTACAATTCGAAAAGATTAAATCAAAAATGCAAGAAAAGTGGAAAGATGGTAAAACGATGGCCTATTTCCAAGCATATACAAATACCCATGCTCCACTTCCCGTTTTAAAGGAAAAATTCGAGGCAGCGCTAGCTTGTGAAGGTGTAATGGGATTAAGTATTGCGACAAGACCTGATTGTCTACCAGATGATGTGGTGGAATACTTGGCTGAATTGAATGAACGAACTTATTTATGGGTTGAGCTTGGTCTTCAAACGGTTCACGAAAAAACAGCAAATTTAATCAACCGCGCACATGATTATGCAACTTATGTAGAAGGTGTTGAAAAGCTCCGAAAGCACGGTATTCGTGTTTGTACACACATTATAAATGGACTACCATTGGAAGATTACGACATGATGATGGAAACAGCCCGTGAAGTAGCAAAACTTGATGTTCAAGGGATCAAAATTCACTTACTGCATCTATTAAAAGGTACACCACTTGTAAAGCAATATGAAAAAGGTATGCTTGAATTTCTGGAAAAGGATCAGTACATTCAACTTGTTGCAGATCAATTAGAAATCATACCACCTGAAATGATTGTTCACCGTATTACAGGTGACGGTCCGATTGATTTAATGATTGGACCAATGTGGAGCGTGAATAAATGGGAAGTGCTAAATGGAATAGATGCTGAGCTTGAACGACGTGGAAGCTGGCAAGGAAAACATTATCAAGTAGAAGTGAAGAAATAA
- a CDS encoding rRNA methyltransferase — protein sequence MKLQRVLQYAQFLLSEVIEEGDIAVDATAGNGHDTLFLAELVGKTGHVYSFDIQQEAIEATTARLKEHRLSDRSTVILDGHQHVGNYVKDKIAGAVFNLGYLPGANHDIITKGETTIQAIDSLLSLLKIGGMIVLVVYHGHEGGKEERNAVIEYVSDLPQKHVHVLRYEFINQKNDPPFIIALEKVKEFTN from the coding sequence ATGAAGCTACAAAGAGTACTACAATACGCACAATTCTTACTTTCTGAAGTTATCGAAGAGGGAGACATTGCAGTTGATGCAACAGCAGGCAATGGGCATGATACATTATTTTTAGCTGAATTAGTTGGAAAAACAGGTCATGTCTACTCCTTTGACATACAACAGGAAGCGATTGAAGCAACGACAGCTCGTTTGAAGGAGCATCGTTTAAGTGACCGCTCAACTGTTATTTTAGATGGACATCAACATGTTGGAAATTACGTAAAAGATAAAATAGCTGGAGCAGTTTTTAACTTAGGATATTTACCTGGAGCGAATCATGACATTATTACAAAGGGTGAAACAACCATCCAAGCGATTGATAGTTTACTATCGTTATTAAAAATAGGTGGCATGATTGTACTTGTTGTTTATCACGGACATGAAGGTGGAAAAGAGGAACGTAATGCAGTGATTGAATATGTAAGTGATTTACCACAAAAACATGTTCATGTCCTTCGATATGAATTCATTAATCAGAAAAACGATCCACCATTTATTATCGCTTTAGAGAAAGTAAAAGAATTTACAAATTGA
- the yrbD gene encoding putative sodium/proton-dependent alanine carrier protein YrbD, with translation MIENIVDWLNGILWGPVMIYGILGVGLLFTFLTKFVQIRRIKDMFSLMFKGEKSEAGVSSFQALTMALSGRVGTGNIVGTASAIAFGGPGAIFWMWVTAFVGASTAYIESTLAQIYKVKKNGVYRGGPAYYIEKGTGQRWFGVIFALSAILAVAVLMPGVQSEAISSAIKNAFHIEPWITGLFVVLILGFIIIGGVKRIANAAQVIVPFMAIAYVLLAFVVIIMNISEVPAVFSLIINSAFTLDATFGGMIGAAIAWGVKRAIYSNEAGQGTGPHAAAAAEVSHPAKQGLVQTASVYIDTLIVCTATALMILFMGTYNVNVDNENGESIVQNVEGHTFSDFTQLAVNEAFPAFNNFGSGFVAIALFFFAFTTIMAYYYIAETNVAYLFSGKTEGIITRILQVVLIVSTFFGAVRTSELAWKFGDLGLGLMVWVNVIAILILMKPALMALKDYEAQKREGKDPVFDPKKLGIKNAEFWETYNEENSKK, from the coding sequence ATGATTGAGAATATTGTTGATTGGCTAAATGGCATATTATGGGGACCCGTAATGATTTACGGAATACTAGGGGTAGGTTTATTATTTACCTTTCTAACAAAATTTGTTCAAATTAGAAGAATAAAAGATATGTTTTCTCTAATGTTTAAGGGAGAAAAATCTGAAGCAGGTGTTAGTTCATTCCAGGCATTAACAATGGCGCTATCTGGTCGTGTTGGTACTGGTAATATTGTTGGTACTGCATCTGCCATAGCCTTTGGTGGACCTGGAGCTATATTTTGGATGTGGGTCACTGCTTTTGTCGGTGCTTCTACTGCATACATAGAGTCAACTTTAGCTCAAATATATAAAGTGAAAAAAAATGGAGTATATCGAGGCGGACCGGCGTATTATATTGAAAAAGGTACAGGGCAGCGTTGGTTTGGGGTAATTTTTGCACTATCAGCAATATTAGCTGTTGCAGTTTTAATGCCCGGAGTTCAATCAGAGGCAATCTCTAGTGCGATAAAAAATGCCTTTCATATCGAACCATGGATTACTGGACTATTTGTTGTACTAATTCTAGGGTTTATTATTATCGGTGGTGTTAAGCGTATTGCCAATGCTGCTCAAGTAATTGTTCCATTTATGGCAATTGCATATGTATTATTAGCGTTCGTCGTAATCATCATGAATATATCTGAAGTACCTGCAGTATTTTCGCTTATCATTAATAGTGCATTTACACTGGATGCAACATTTGGTGGAATGATTGGTGCTGCTATTGCATGGGGTGTAAAACGTGCGATTTATTCAAATGAAGCTGGTCAAGGGACAGGACCTCATGCTGCAGCCGCTGCAGAAGTATCTCACCCAGCTAAACAAGGTTTAGTACAAACTGCTTCAGTTTATATTGATACATTAATTGTTTGTACTGCTACAGCGTTAATGATTTTATTTATGGGAACATATAACGTCAATGTTGATAATGAAAATGGTGAATCAATAGTTCAAAATGTAGAAGGTCATACATTTAGTGATTTTACTCAGCTTGCTGTAAATGAAGCTTTCCCTGCATTTAATAATTTTGGTTCTGGATTTGTAGCGATAGCATTATTCTTCTTTGCATTTACAACGATTATGGCTTATTACTATATCGCAGAAACGAATGTCGCCTATTTATTCTCCGGTAAAACGGAAGGAATTATTACACGTATTTTACAAGTAGTACTTATTGTTTCTACCTTCTTCGGTGCAGTTCGTACTTCTGAGCTTGCTTGGAAATTTGGTGACTTAGGACTTGGTTTAATGGTTTGGGTAAATGTCATTGCCATATTAATATTAATGAAGCCAGCGCTTATGGCCTTGAAGGATTACGAAGCACAAAAAAGAGAAGGAAAAGACCCTGTATTTGACCCGAAGAAACTCGGCATAAAGAATGCAGAATTCTGGGAAACATATAACGAAGAAAATTCTAAAAAGTAA
- a CDS encoding alpha/beta hydrolase yields MWKWETEEHAKAVVVIIHSAFEHHRWYAWLIEKLRVEGYHVVMGDLPGHGEEGKYSRIHDETVNEYSIYIHNLMESALSYELPVYIIGHGLGGTLAVHYLKKNKVACAGVILSSPWFALQKHGSLIKSALANLGSLTSNMKLTLDINKKALTNSLQGYQEMDDNLVYKTNVTVSWYKEIQLIMKNLFVPSTSQLAIPILLMTAKQDKITDVEQARKWLLLQSSTEFQFKEWPLSYHNLFHDLEREQVFMYTRDFINNTTRGLGYIID; encoded by the coding sequence ATGTGGAAATGGGAAACAGAAGAACATGCAAAGGCTGTAGTAGTTATTATACATAGTGCATTTGAGCATCATCGATGGTACGCTTGGCTAATCGAAAAGTTGAGGGTAGAAGGATATCATGTTGTGATGGGTGATTTACCAGGGCACGGAGAAGAAGGGAAGTATTCTAGAATTCATGATGAGACAGTAAATGAATATAGTATATATATTCATAATTTAATGGAGAGTGCATTGTCATATGAATTACCAGTCTACATTATTGGTCATGGATTAGGAGGGACATTGGCTGTTCATTATTTAAAGAAAAACAAAGTTGCTTGTGCAGGTGTGATTCTTAGCTCCCCTTGGTTTGCCTTACAAAAGCATGGAAGTTTAATAAAAAGTGCATTAGCCAATCTTGGCTCCCTTACATCTAATATGAAATTAACTTTGGATATCAATAAAAAAGCATTAACGAATAGTCTTCAGGGATATCAAGAAATGGATGATAATTTAGTTTACAAAACAAATGTGACCGTTAGTTGGTACAAGGAAATCCAATTAATAATGAAAAATTTGTTTGTGCCTTCAACAAGTCAATTAGCGATTCCGATTCTTCTTATGACCGCAAAGCAGGATAAAATTACAGATGTTGAGCAGGCGAGAAAATGGTTGTTACTCCAATCTTCAACGGAATTTCAATTCAAAGAATGGCCGCTAAGCTACCACAATCTATTTCATGATTTAGAACGTGAACAAGTCTTTATGTATACTAGAGATTTTATAAATAATACAACACGTGGACTCGGGTATATTATTGATTGA